Within Ischnura elegans chromosome 6, ioIscEleg1.1, whole genome shotgun sequence, the genomic segment GGTATATACAGTACGACCTACTTGTCTAGCCGTAGGTCAATTTCCAATAGAATATAtttgtcattttaatgaaaaaacttatACAATTTTCGCGTCACCATAATATtcagtattaaaataaaacatcccGTCACTGGAAACTTTTCAGTTGTCAGTAAATGAATGTGTTAATTGAAGTAAAGCAAGTTAGTTACATGAAAGTGGCGCTCATGACTTCCAATGCTTTGCCTTCAGGAGATTGGGATGCAtccatccggcaacagggcaatcCCGCGGCCAAACGGAGGGCTTGGCTcgaagtttctgttgtttaaaaatggtgcgtttttgaccaTAAAAATCATGAGAAATTTTGGTTCCGACTGGAATCGGATACTTTGGGTTAAAATTACGCGACACATTTTTCTCCGTATTGtagcaaatattgataaaatttagatTTGAATGGATAAAATGTCCCCTTGGTAATATTCGTGAGCGTGGGCATACGAGCCAGTCTGCCAAATGATGGCGTGATACGATTACTCCAGTTAGGATCATGAGGCACGTTAAAGGTGTGTTCCTGTTGACTAAAAAAAACCGCTCTGCTCACCGCGAAAGGTTTCACCTGACGATCCACACGTTCAGCAAGGCCGCGATTTTGCGGGTCGCCTTCATTATGCCAATCCACGCGTCATTGCTATTCAAACGACGATGGAGCGGGCGATGGATCTGAATGAGGCTAGTCTCACCCAGAGCACGGTCTACGCTCTTCGGCCGACGCACCCGAAGACGTCacttcctcctccacctcctcccttcCGGAATCGGCCTCTTGGAAAGCACGTGTCGCAATCCGCGTCGGTAATCCGATAATCGGTCGAATCAGGGGGGAGTGCAAGCGCGGAAGTATGAACAGCGGTTGGTTTAATGAGTCAGGGATCCGTGTAAAGGTGAGTGTTGGGCAATTGCACGAAAGGGAGTAAGAACTAGAAACATGCGTTTTTCCCTTGAATATAGAATTCTCCTTATGCATGACTTCTTGGAATCGATTATattattaaggttggacgaaaataaaCCATTTAATTCGCTAATGCGAATTagtattgaaaaacaaaaatacatagaaaaaatataatcaaatattgttaatagtttgagtaataaaataaaaaggtaaaaaatataaaatggaaaaaaggaaaaaattaacaagtatCTTCGTAATTTAAAGATGTTCACGTTTCTTGTAAACGTGTCATCCAATTAGCTATTAAGCTTCATTTTCACGCAAACGACACCACAAACTATAACAGTACATAGGCGCCATGtcattttcatcttttcttgTAATCTCACTTGCTGAGGTGAGAAAGGACACCGGCACAATGTAAATGTACGCGCCTTCAGCGCATTCATGTATCGTGAGAAAATGTGCGattaaattgtctgaaacaatcgagagcttaattaaacgaattattttagcgagtatcaacaatactaTTCCGCAATCTCATCCGTTTTGAGATAAATTGGTTCACACAATTATaaccgcacattttcgtccagccttCATAATGATATATCCTTAGACATacagattattaaataaaatgttgaaaaaggctggataccctagggaaaccgttttcatggttactgttgtttgcgttgccatagctcagtaactaggtattttccatttatttttacggACACAAAAAACGTCTAAATAATCGTCTCCGCTACCAccccctgaagtattgcagattcctcctgacaCGCCCTCTATATCATGGagaaataaatagaacatggGGCGAAGAAAGGGTAGAGGAACTTGGGGAAGATGTATAAGGGCATGAGGAAGAATAATATCCGGGAGCTATTTGAACTCGTGCGAGAAAACGAGAAATGGTGCTACAACCGCAGCACCAATTTTAGGACTgcactattatcattattaatataatttgtattattgtcaataatatcattatttgattcttattaatatatttttcattgttgttgttattattatttaaaaattttagtaggCCATTGGCATGGTGGTAACAAATATaagatgaaaacaattgaaaacatcatAAGAAACCCTTGATATCTACTTCttaaacctatttttttaaatacgtaacTTTATCGGGAAGggcttttattatatatttatatataaatttatttactggTAGGCCGTTACCGTCCCAAATGGTCCTGTTCAAGATGAGCTGCTTCACATTTGTTCTTTGTGATCAGCACTTAAGCTTGATCTGGAGATCATTTTTTCCCACTAATTTTGGTGCAATAATGTCCTTCCTAAATTCATTCCATTATGGCCAGAAAAAGTGGGTGAGTATAAGATGGGGTAAGATGACCTTAATttgaagatgaaatggaaatttgcgtttaattataagaaaataatgattaatgaATACATCGATTAATTAACACGTTATTTCTGAATATTCTTAACGCTCCTAATTAGGTATGTTGCCAAAAATGTTGCTAgaaatctaatgaaaattattgaacataACCCATAACGTAATCTACatacaaaaatatcattaaatatattttgtcttaCCTGAAACTTcaggaatgaaattaatttgaaaaaatactattcGGAATCCGGAACAAATTTTGGCACGGCATTATATTCAACGGTGAGACGCAGCGCTTGTTTCTTTAGACAATTCCAAGAATTCCTCGAGCGTTCGATCAAGCCTAGTTTTTATTCCCTCGATTGAATCACACGGCACTAAACAGTTCTGGCAGCGAGATAGACAATCCTTTCCAAGACGTATCATGTTCTAAAACGGGACCTCAAATTATTCATCGATTTGAGCGTAATGGAACGTTGTATAGAGACTCCCGTTTTTTTGCGGACACTCTGGCAGGCTTCTAGTTTTGTGAAGCCTTTTTCTAACCAACCTCTCCGTTAGATCTTGAAGTGAGTTTTTTTACCCGTAAATTAGCCGGAAAGTTACATTCAAATCCATTGTAGAAGATATTTACATGATAAGTAATATCCATCGTGGGAGCGCCATATCGcagttttattctaaaaaaaactgcgcaatggaaaaaaatcgaatatttaaGCGTGATCGagtaaatttttccatattgaaattaatactaGCTATTTAccgcaattataaaatttatttattacgacCTATGATTAAACGTTATTTCATTATCTTCAAGGTCATGAATCTACTACAATGTTATTACATCATCATCTTGAAGATGCGCGCCTCTTTCTTCATTCCACATACTTAGTGGTAGAGGCCCCACCCCCTGCAACGCAACCAAAACATTACGAACTTGCACGATTGGGCCAGTCGCAATGATATTTGataatgattagagatacgtgaaaattgcacttccatttttattttatcgctttttcaataacagtttaacgcattttgtagcgtctatttttttttcataataaggtagatgacgataaaatgtagtaaaacacagttatatgacaaaatacagaatattttaaataattatgtggtagaacaataataaattaaggaattagacatatagtggcggaggtgtagcttgcccgcgcccacttgtagttcgcggccacgtagagtcccagccaaccagcagctggccagtcgctcacatgctttaagcggtgagtgtcgacggagcatttaaactgcgctcggtacaaaatgaacgaattttgccgtcgaaaaggcaaatttgcgtatgAATATCATAAAAGTACAGTCATCACATCtatttcgcatttatttgcgcgcaTCACatttatatcgcatttgcgattttcacacaTCTCTAATAAAGATCATAGCCGCCTGCATATAAAAATGCCGGATTACATGCAGAGCCAGAAAAGTGAAGTCCCAGATTATAAAGGGAGTGCTGTACTTAAGTACAGTGGTACCTCGAGATACGAGTGCCCTAATTTACGAAATACTTGAGATAGAAGACGTTGAGCGTGCGAAGTTTCGCTATAAATACGAGAAAAAATTGAGGTACGAGGAACGGCCGACTTAGGCGTTGCACACGGCAAAGAAGGCAAAAGACCAGTGAACTGAAAAGCAATGACTGAAATTAAGCATACAGTAGCATAGAGGCTGGCATAGTAACCTATATGAACTGTAGTATTTGAGTTGTTTGTAAGTTGCATTTACGTTACTTAATTGCAAATACACTCTCTAAAACAAGTTTTTTTGCTTTACATTCTCcttattgtattttttactctttctataatttataaatacatttttcttgcTATAAAAACATGTAACAAAAACAGTTAATATAGCATTTTTGGGTCCTCGAATGGATTAAtgacatatcaataaatttcaatggggAAAATTGCTTTGAAATGCGAGCAAGGTAACGGAACGAATTATACTTCTTTCTCGGGGTAtcactatattttatttctcattgtaGGTGACAGTCACGCTGTTCCTGGCCCTGGCGTCCATCCTGGCGGGACATGCCCAGGCGGAGTACCGCGTCAAAGTCCACCCGCCCATTCCGCCTCCGCCGCCGCCTTCCATCAAGTTCTCCTCGTCCCTCCTGAAGGGCGGAGGCGGCCACCGCTGGTCCAGCAACAGCCTTGGGCCCCCGCGCCCTCTCCACCTCCACCGTCACCCACCGCACCACCACCATCACGTCCCTCACGGGCCAGCGTTCTCCGCCTTCCCTCACGGAAGGCCCAGTCCCCCGAGGGCCATCATCCGACCCCTGCACCACCACCcgcaccatcaccaccaccacgaCCACGTACCCTCTCCGCCACCACACTCGCATTCCCACACCCTGCCGCCGCTCCCACCTATACCGCCATCCCTGGTACACCACACCCATCATCACCACTTACCGCCCTCCCCATCTCCGAGGCCGTCCATCAAGATCCCATGGAAGGGACCCCAGGGCGGCAAGGATACCTTCCACCCCTCGCCTCCCGACGGTGCCCAGAACATAGTGGCCACCCACCAGGCGGCCGACGACAACAAGGGTCCCATTCACACCATCCCGGCGCCGAATCTGGGACCTTCCGGGGGACACCACCATCATTCTAGACCAGCGTTATCGCTTGGTTCCTTTGGCGGGCACGATTCGAGTTTCCAGACTGGGCACGGGATCGGGCAGGGACTGGGAGACGCAGGAGGGCCGTACCCGAATCCGGTATACGGTAAACCGGTCACGGTGAACCTCACATACCACGAGCCCATGGCCACTCCGGAGGCGCAGTCCCAGCACCAAGCTCACATCCCAACCATCACGATCCAGAGCTCTCACGGATACGAAGTCCACGAACACGGATTGGATCATTTCGTGACCCCAGCTCCGGTTTACACTCACGTGTCGACCGTCAGCCCGGGAGGAGCGTACTTTGCACCGGATCCGGACCCAAGTCTGCCCGCTCCGAAGGTTCCCTACCCGTTAGACCCTCATTCTCACCCGAGCAACGGCCAGTCCCCGCCAGACCTCGAGCAGGAGATTCCCCAGCACCTGCTGACCCTGTACGGGTTCAACCAGCAGCCACAGAACGTCCACCTTCAACCACAGGTCCACTTACAAGAACAGCACCAAGTACATCCCGTTGGAAACTATGCAGGGGGAGGAGACGTGATTCACCAGAGTGCGACCGGCCCAGCTGATTTGGGCGGACATTTATTGCTGTCACAGGCTCTGGCGCAATACGAGGCGCAGATCCAACCCGACACTTACAGCCACGTCAAcgttcaacagcaacatttccctCACCAGACGGTACAAGTTGTCCCAGATGGTGGCACCGTTCATCAAGTACAGCAGCTAACTTCGGACTACGCCCAAGCGTTTCAGCACTCGAGGAACCCTACAGATGTCTCTGTACAACAAGCTCCTTTGGTGTCCTCCACCCATGAGACTGTTTACCAGACAGTGAACGCACCGCAGGTCAGCGGTATAATCGACGCACAGCAAGGTCATTATTCTACATACAACCTATTCGCCAACAGCCCGGTACACTCACCTGTTTTGGACGCCCTCAAGGAACATTTCAACCAACCCCATCCGACATCCACCCCCGCTCCAGCCACAACCGTAGGATCAAACCACTACCACTATCAACTCCCAATTTCAACGACTATAGCTACTCCGACGTCGACTCCAATAGGCAATGCTATTTACGGGCAGCAACAGTTCGTTTCCACAACAGTGGCTCCTCCCGTGACGCCGGTGGCCAATAACATCGACTTCCAGCCACAAATCCACGATTTCACCCACACTGCACTCGCTGGCCCTCAGAACTTCAACGAAATATACCACAACCTGGGAGCCATTGCTCTAGAAGGACATCAAGCTCAGGCAGTTTCGGTCACGAATCCCGGACAAGCTGGCTACATTCCAGCCGCCTACCACAACCAGCAAAATGGCATCGCAGCTGCGCCTCAGGTTCAAACGCAAGTCTACAGTTTCGGACACGACTCGTACTCTGCGGGATCGAGTCACAAGACCTCGTCCGTGGATGCTGCGCAAGTCAACTCTTTGTCAAACGCGAACTCTCAGAAGAAAGAGACGGTCAGACCTTCGTCCTCCTCGTCGTTCTACTCGGAGAAGTCCGTGAGAGGTGGCAACCAGGATTCGAAGAGCGATACCCCGACGAATCAACACCAGGGAGGAGATGATGACTCAGAATATTACGACGAGGATGTATCTCAAGAAGTCGATAACGAGGACGACAAGAAATCTGAGAATACTCAACCATCCGGCTATGGAGTTTACGAAACATTCGAGGAGTCAAAGCAGGAAACGACGAAAGACAACAGCGATCAGGAGTACGATGACGGCCAATACGAAGACTATCCGACTCAAACCAAGACCAACCAGAAAGAGGAGACTCAAACAAATCTTGATACAGAAAAGAAGAGGAAATTACCAATCACGAATTACAATCAGAACATCGAATACGGCACAAGATTAAAACCCAAGAAAAACAACTGAATTGATTCACAACGTGTTGAAATGCCTCCTCGCCAAGTATTTATGTGATTAACCAGTGACTTGTTTCAGAAGGGaacttttcatttgtaaatagtTTCAGCTACGTCGCTACCTAAGTAGCTAGCCCTTCTCATCTGCTCCAGACAACGTTGGGagtttgttatttattattttatatttaaaatcgtGTGCGGGTCCTATTTTTTCTGTTCATAactaaacaaattatttatttatgcgtTCCCAAGCAGCAAAACTAATGGGAACAGGATTGAAATCAGTGATGAAAATTATTACTTCTCAAGAAAATCTGTTTAACTAACTGAATGCTAATGGTCATCCATACTAGTTTACAAAATAAAGTTTGAGATATGTGCCCAAAAACGAATTCACTGAGGCACACGTGAAAAACATATCTAGATTTATGTAAATATGAcatttaaatcaaaaatattggATTAAATTGAACATAGACCTTTGGCATTATTGTTAATTAAGCGTGcacaccttgttttttttatactTACTGTAAATACATGTTTCAATATTTCTCGttcatataaaatgaataaagaaataatttctaccattcattttatttcatttcattgattttttcttgTACGACGGAGACGATCAGAAAAAGGCAGACAGCTGAGAAGGCGGAATGAACAACAGGTGCTAGAAACCGTTGAAAGTtgaattacataattatttttgaatttatcctAAAAGGCATGAAATCATTACAGACAATGTAACTAATTAGAAGAAATAcctaatttttgtaaataatacattaaaaggGAGgtcttttaatatttacatattatattattagGAGGGAATGACGCTAAATGGGAAAAAGTAGGGTATGGTAGTGGAAAACTGACGGAAATATGCTGACTCCTTCCAATAATTACCACGTATAACATTCATaacttttgcatatttaacttttggtaaaattatttttttttactgtgagaACATTAAGAATGACTAATATTCGTTAACTTTAGTGTACATTCTTACGCTAGACATAGATCCAAGTATTATTTAAACTTAGCCCCAGTAGTATATATCCTTAAAATCCGAGGcagaattatttttccatagCCAAGAACTGCTCATTGTCAGTAAAATCTTTTTGAACCAATGAAATTTCTTCTGTTATTTCCGCGAAAAGTATAATGAAGGATAAAATAAGGTGTGCCTTACACAAATAACTTTTTCTACTGTTAAAGAAAATATACTACACTAAATGGTGAGGTAACAATTATCATATAAATGATGTCAACAAAAATCATGTTCTGAATTCATTGTGGAAATATCCGTGAGTTTTCCTCGGATGAGAATAGGAAGACAAATCAAAGTAATACACCGCGAGCACATTTACACCTGCAATGTGTTCTTCGATGGTAGTCCTCCCACAAGAGCAGGTGCTTTTACTATAGAGTAGTATGAAAATTAGTCCGACTACGTAGACTGCTACAAAACCTCTCGACGACCCTCGCATTCCCACATTCgaaaaacttagaatgtcatcTGAATTATCTCTTACGGCCAGATAAAATGACAGTATTTGCCAGGCTCATTTTTCCTGCTaaatttttcctcactttttgCTGATAAAGATACTCCTCTTCGTATAACAAAGTGCCTTTTTTCGCCCAAATTATCCTCATACTAATTAGCTCGTTAATTTCTCCAATTCTATCGTTTCAATCTCGCCTGTTACATTAATTTCAGCTGGTGTAACATAGAAAATAATGACAAGAAAACCTGTGATATTCTTACGCCAGGTGATATTCTAACCGTAAGTGATATTCTTCCTTACGCTAGACATAGaaccaagtatttttttaacttagtcCCAGTAGTTGTTTCCACCTACTCTTTTTATCAATGTTCCGTAGTGACAGTGCCATCTAAACTAAATAAACCCCTCAATCTTGTTTGAAGTAATTCTTCTTTTACGTGATACATCCCTCGATGATAAAAAGTAAAGTTAAAGGAAGGAGAGCATGCACATTATTCAGAGTATACTTTTTGCCATTGCGAATTTATTTATCCACCTTGAACCTATTTCAGAGCCATTTCGATTCAATTATCGCATTTTGACTTTAGTTAGAGCAGGAGTCGATAAACGATTCGTGGGTTAGGAGGagcattttaaagtttaaatgaCCCCTCGTGAAGCAAACATGTTTGTGTACATTCACAATATATACCTCCAATATTTAAAGCGCTATGACAAAATCCATGATAAACTctccataattaattttatattttactttcagAGAAGAGCTAATCTCTGAGCCGTCCTCATATGATCCGGGAATCGCATACCCGCTGGATGTGAGAACTACCCGACCCCGAGATAACTCGGTTATTACTGAACTATCGTGCcgattccatatttttataacgaCTTCTGTGCAATGACCCGCCGGTTAATGTGTTTTACCAAGAGCGACATCTTTATTCATTTATGGGTTGTCTCCAAACTTATTAGCCCGAAGGCCACATTAACAACCAAACATCAGTTCGGGAGCCGACCGGGCTGGCTGCCGTACGGAGATAAAAGGATAAAACCATCAGAGGAGGGTATCCACATGCCATACAGGCACCGCGAAGAATGAATGGTTAGGTGCAATGCGCAAGATGTAGGGCAAATCCATGTTATACATGTAACCAGTGTCGTAAccatggggggggggatgaggggataatTCCCCCCCCCTTcatagcctcagagaaattaaaaaaaaaattttaaattattgactagttttgacatttaataactgcagctgcttaaatttcaattttcagtgcCAAAATGTTGTATTTCCTggcaaatcatatttcaaaaattttaccagattttgccagTGGGGAGTGGCCCACCCCAGGGCATCCCAttcccccaaggcatattcctagttacgccactgcatttaACCTTGTTGCTAAGTTAGAAATAAATAGAAACGACGCGTTTTGGCAACCGATATTGTATTTTTGTTCTCTGAGCTAAAACGCGTAGACTCTCATTCCCTGCAAGTTTTTTAAACGCTCTACATACATGAAAGCCTTAATCACAATAATCTAGCGTCTCTAACAATCAGCAACGCATATATTTTACAGAGTCCCACCGAGCCCACCACGTGTGTGGCAGTTCGAAGGGGGAGAGAACCGCCCGATATCATTTTgcattaccacaaaaataaagaagGGGTACAAGTTTGGGAAAGATTATTCTTTTCCGTTTACTAATACTAATAAGTCTAACTCAAAATGAGCGAGAAACAGatttatttcaaacaaattatGAAGTCATCAAAAAAGG encodes:
- the LOC124160519 gene encoding uncharacterized protein LOC124160519, giving the protein MKVTVTLFLALASILAGHAQAEYRVKVHPPIPPPPPPSIKFSSSLLKGGGGHRWSSNSLGPPRPLHLHRHPPHHHHHVPHGPAFSAFPHGRPSPPRAIIRPLHHHPHHHHHHDHVPSPPPHSHSHTLPPLPPIPPSLVHHTHHHHLPPSPSPRPSIKIPWKGPQGGKDTFHPSPPDGAQNIVATHQAADDNKGPIHTIPAPNLGPSGGHHHHSRPALSLGSFGGHDSSFQTGHGIGQGLGDAGGPYPNPVYGKPVTVNLTYHEPMATPEAQSQHQAHIPTITIQSSHGYEVHEHGLDHFVTPAPVYTHVSTVSPGGAYFAPDPDPSLPAPKVPYPLDPHSHPSNGQSPPDLEQEIPQHLLTLYGFNQQPQNVHLQPQVHLQEQHQVHPVGNYAGGGDVIHQSATGPADLGGHLLLSQALAQYEAQIQPDTYSHVNVQQQHFPHQTVQVVPDGGTVHQVQQLTSDYAQAFQHSRNPTDVSVQQAPLVSSTHETVYQTVNAPQVSGIIDAQQGHYSTYNLFANSPVHSPVLDALKEHFNQPHPTSTPAPATTVGSNHYHYQLPISTTIATPTSTPIGNAIYGQQQFVSTTVAPPVTPVANNIDFQPQIHDFTHTALAGPQNFNEIYHNLGAIALEGHQAQAVSVTNPGQAGYIPAAYHNQQNGIAAAPQVQTQVYSFGHDSYSAGSSHKTSSVDAAQVNSLSNANSQKKETVRPSSSSSFYSEKSVRGGNQDSKSDTPTNQHQGGDDDSEYYDEDVSQEVDNEDDKKSENTQPSGYGVYETFEESKQETTKDNSDQEYDDGQYEDYPTQTKTNQKEETQTNLDTEKKRKLPITNYNQNIEYGTRLKPKKNN